A DNA window from Thermus tengchongensis contains the following coding sequences:
- a CDS encoding AI-2E family transporter: MREAFARVWENPYVRVLVYLLLFFLLYRFLARTWPALSVLLTAFTFAYLAHPVVRFFEGRRLPRALGVVLVYLLLGLFLGLASFLAAQTVLELTRLAQELPRLLEPLFSWLLSLPDRARAVPVPEALKPILAEASRGLQGLLQGFLETLVRWLQGLLAQGGNLLGFLTSLLGGVFQLLTALALSIYFLYDLPRLGRAALLVFPEPYQPLVAELAHKLDRSVGGFVRGQLLVAFLVGLLVGVGLWLVGVPLAASLGFLAGVFNLIPFVGVIVSGVPALLLAATGGWVKVLLALLVLWLANQIEGNLLGPLIVGRATRLHPVTAIAAILLGATLFGLWGALLGVPAAAFLKVLLEDYYKASRFYREG, from the coding sequence ATGCGCGAGGCCTTCGCCCGGGTGTGGGAGAACCCCTACGTGCGGGTCCTCGTTTACCTTCTCCTCTTTTTCCTCCTCTACCGCTTCCTGGCCCGGACCTGGCCTGCCCTCTCGGTCCTCCTCACCGCCTTTACCTTCGCCTACCTGGCCCACCCCGTGGTGCGCTTCTTTGAAGGGCGAAGGCTTCCCCGCGCCTTGGGGGTGGTCTTGGTCTACCTCCTCCTCGGGCTCTTCTTGGGCCTGGCCTCCTTCCTGGCCGCCCAGACGGTTCTGGAGCTAACCCGCTTGGCGCAGGAGCTTCCCCGCCTGCTGGAGCCCCTCTTCTCCTGGCTTCTCTCCTTGCCCGACCGCGCGCGGGCGGTGCCCGTGCCCGAGGCCCTCAAGCCCATCCTGGCCGAAGCCAGCCGCGGCTTGCAGGGCCTTCTCCAGGGCTTCTTGGAAACCCTCGTTCGCTGGCTCCAGGGCCTCCTCGCCCAAGGGGGAAACCTCCTGGGCTTCTTGACCTCCCTCCTGGGCGGGGTCTTTCAGCTCCTCACCGCCCTGGCGCTTTCCATCTACTTCCTCTACGACCTTCCCCGCCTGGGCCGGGCGGCCCTCCTGGTCTTCCCCGAGCCCTACCAGCCCCTGGTGGCTGAGCTGGCCCACAAGCTGGACCGCAGCGTGGGCGGCTTCGTGCGGGGCCAGCTCTTGGTGGCCTTCCTGGTGGGCCTCTTGGTGGGGGTAGGGCTTTGGCTCGTTGGGGTGCCCCTGGCCGCCAGCCTAGGCTTCCTGGCCGGGGTCTTCAACCTCATCCCCTTCGTGGGGGTCATCGTCTCCGGGGTGCCCGCCCTCCTTTTGGCGGCCACTGGGGGCTGGGTCAAGGTGCTCCTGGCCCTTTTGGTCCTCTGGCTGGCCAACCAGATCGAGGGCAACCTCCTGGGCCCCCTCATCGTGGGCCGGGCCACGCGCCTCCACCCCGTGACGGCCATCGCCGCCATCCTTCTGGGGGCTACCCTCTTTGGCCTCTGGGGAGCCCTTTTGGGGGTGCCCGCCGCCGCCTTCTTGAAGGTGCTCCTGGAAGACTACTATAAGGCAAGCCGTTTTTACCGGGAAGGTTAA
- a CDS encoding uracil-xanthine permease family protein, whose protein sequence is MKPRHLILGLQHAVAMFGATVLVPLLTGLNPAVALFTAGLGTLVFHLVTGRMVPVFLGSSFAFIAPILAAKEAGFSLAAVGGGIAAAGLVYALFALLVLFIGSERVRQVFPPVVTGPVIVVIGLTLAPVAVQMASKDWLLAVFTFLSAVVSAVFLRGLFQMIPVLLGVGAGYLLALALGRVDLTPLKEATWFGLPSFTLATWEWGAVLLIAPVAFVTVMEHIGDILTNGRVVGKDFFARPGLHRTLLGDGLATSLAGLLGGPANTTYSENTGVLAVTRVYDPLVLRIAAVFAILLSFSPKLAALLQTLPQGVLGGISMLLFGMIASIGIRTLAEAEIDFTHSRNLIVVSAILVLGLGGAVAELGKVQVAGAAVPLKVSGMALAALVGVVLNLLLPKQLEPEELATEEERLP, encoded by the coding sequence ATGAAGCCAAGGCACCTTATCCTGGGCCTCCAGCACGCGGTGGCCATGTTCGGGGCCACGGTGCTGGTACCCCTCCTCACCGGGCTCAACCCGGCGGTGGCCCTCTTCACCGCCGGGCTCGGCACCCTGGTCTTCCACCTGGTCACGGGGCGCATGGTCCCGGTCTTCCTGGGCTCCAGCTTTGCCTTCATCGCCCCCATCCTGGCCGCCAAGGAGGCGGGCTTTTCCCTAGCGGCGGTGGGCGGGGGGATCGCGGCGGCGGGGCTGGTGTACGCCCTTTTTGCCCTGCTCGTCCTCTTCATCGGCTCGGAGCGGGTGCGCCAGGTCTTCCCCCCGGTGGTGACGGGGCCGGTGATCGTGGTCATCGGCCTCACCCTGGCCCCGGTGGCGGTGCAGATGGCCAGCAAGGACTGGCTTCTTGCGGTCTTCACCTTTCTGAGCGCCGTGGTGAGCGCGGTGTTCCTCCGGGGGCTCTTCCAGATGATTCCCGTGCTCCTGGGGGTGGGGGCAGGCTACCTGCTGGCCCTGGCCTTGGGCCGGGTGGACCTGACGCCCTTGAAGGAAGCCACCTGGTTCGGCCTCCCCTCCTTCACCCTGGCCACCTGGGAGTGGGGCGCGGTGCTCCTCATCGCCCCGGTGGCCTTCGTCACGGTGATGGAGCACATCGGGGACATCCTGACCAACGGGCGGGTGGTGGGCAAGGACTTCTTCGCCCGACCCGGCCTCCACCGCACCCTCCTGGGGGACGGCCTGGCCACCAGCCTAGCGGGGCTTTTGGGGGGGCCAGCCAACACCACCTACTCGGAGAACACCGGGGTGCTGGCGGTGACCCGGGTCTACGACCCCTTGGTGCTCCGCATCGCCGCGGTCTTCGCCATCCTCCTCTCCTTCTCCCCCAAGCTCGCCGCCCTCCTCCAAACCCTGCCCCAAGGGGTTCTGGGGGGCATCTCCATGCTTCTTTTTGGCATGATCGCCTCCATCGGCATCCGCACCCTGGCCGAGGCCGAGATCGACTTCACCCACAGCCGCAACCTGATCGTGGTGTCCGCCATCCTGGTCCTGGGCCTGGGCGGTGCGGTGGCGGAGCTGGGGAAGGTGCAGGTAGCGGGGGCCGCCGTGCCCCTCAAGGTGAGCGGCATGGCCCTGGCCGCCCTGGTGGGGGTGGTGCTGAACCTCCTTTTGCCCAAGCAGCTGGAGCCGGAGGAGCTGGCTACCGAGGAGGAACGCCTGCCGTAG
- the tgt gene encoding tRNA guanosine(34) transglycosylase Tgt has translation MEPFRFQLLARSGRARVGRLQTPHGPVETPLFMPVGTQGSVKGLLPKDLKAIGSQVLLANTYHLLLRPGPERVRTLGGLHGFAGWRGPWLTDSGGFQVMSLGHLRRIDEEGVVFQSHLDGSLVRLTPERSIAVQEALGADFIMAFDECPPYPSSPEYLKASLERTLRWLERSLKAKTRPDQALFGIAQGGTDPELRALSTRETLRFDLPGYAIGGLAVGEPKEAMFPMVALSTEILPEDRPRYLMGVGHPEDLVAAMGLGVDLFDSVYPTRTGRFGSALTPEGRINLKNARFLEDPRPLEEGCDCYACQHFSRAYIAHLVRAGEMLGGILLSLHNLRHLHRLTEGAREAIRRGDYGAFAWAFAERRFGKEVPAWFREAMAAGGHW, from the coding sequence ATGGAGCCCTTCCGCTTCCAGCTCCTCGCCCGCTCGGGGCGGGCCCGGGTGGGCCGCCTGCAAACCCCCCACGGCCCCGTGGAAACCCCCCTTTTCATGCCCGTGGGCACCCAGGGCTCGGTGAAGGGCCTCCTGCCCAAGGACCTGAAGGCCATCGGTAGCCAGGTGCTCCTGGCCAACACCTACCACCTCCTCCTGCGGCCTGGGCCCGAGCGGGTACGGACCTTAGGGGGGCTCCACGGCTTCGCCGGGTGGCGGGGCCCCTGGCTCACGGACTCCGGGGGCTTCCAGGTGATGAGCCTGGGGCACCTCAGGCGCATCGACGAGGAAGGCGTGGTCTTCCAGAGCCATCTGGACGGGAGCCTGGTGCGGCTAACCCCGGAAAGGAGCATTGCGGTCCAGGAAGCCTTAGGGGCGGACTTCATCATGGCCTTCGACGAGTGCCCCCCCTACCCCTCCTCCCCCGAGTACCTGAAGGCCTCCCTGGAGCGCACCCTGCGCTGGCTGGAGCGGAGCCTGAAGGCCAAGACCCGGCCCGACCAGGCCCTTTTCGGCATCGCCCAAGGGGGGACGGACCCGGAACTCAGGGCCCTTTCCACCCGGGAAACCCTGCGCTTTGACCTGCCCGGCTACGCCATCGGAGGCCTGGCCGTGGGGGAACCCAAGGAGGCCATGTTCCCCATGGTGGCCCTCTCCACGGAAATCCTCCCGGAGGACCGCCCCCGCTACCTCATGGGGGTGGGCCACCCCGAGGACCTGGTGGCGGCCATGGGCCTGGGGGTGGACCTCTTCGACAGCGTCTACCCCACCCGCACGGGCCGCTTCGGGAGCGCCCTCACCCCGGAGGGGCGGATCAACCTCAAAAACGCCCGCTTTCTGGAAGACCCAAGGCCCCTGGAGGAGGGGTGCGACTGCTACGCCTGCCAGCACTTCAGCCGGGCCTACATCGCCCACCTGGTGCGCGCCGGGGAGATGCTGGGGGGCATCCTCCTTTCCCTGCACAACCTGCGCCACCTCCACCGCCTCACCGAGGGGGCCCGGGAGGCTATACGGCGTGGAGACTACGGGGCCTTCGCCTGGGCCTTTGCGGAACGGCGCTTCGGCAAGGAGGTGCCCGCCTGGTTCCGGGAGGCCATGGCGGCAGGTGGGCATTGGTGA
- the ispG gene encoding flavodoxin-dependent (E)-4-hydroxy-3-methylbut-2-enyl-diphosphate synthase, whose amino-acid sequence MRRPTPTVWVGRVPLGSAHPIAVQSMTNTPTADVEATAAQVLALHRAGSEIVRLTVNDEKAAQAVPKIKERLLAEGAEVPLVGDFHFNGHLLLRKYPKMAEALDKFRLNPGTLGRGRHKDEHFREMVEIAKDLGKPVRIGANWGSLDPALLTELMDQNAKRPEPKSAHEVLLEALVESAVRAYEAALELGLGEDRIVLSAKVSKAPDLVWVYRELARRTQAPLHLGLTEAGMGVKGMVASAAALAPLLLEGIGDTIRVSLTPAPGEPRTKEVEVAQEILQALGLRSFAPEVTSCPGCGRTTSTFFQELAEEVNAHLRAKLPEWREKYPGVEGLKVAVMGCVVNGPGESRHAHIGISLPGAGEEPKAPVYADGKLLTILKGENLAQEFIALVEAYVERRFGS is encoded by the coding sequence ATGAGACGCCCTACCCCCACGGTATGGGTGGGACGCGTTCCCCTGGGAAGCGCCCACCCCATCGCCGTCCAGTCCATGACCAACACCCCCACCGCGGACGTGGAGGCCACGGCAGCCCAGGTCCTGGCCCTCCACCGGGCGGGGAGCGAGATCGTCCGCCTCACGGTGAACGACGAGAAGGCAGCCCAGGCGGTGCCAAAGATCAAGGAAAGGCTCCTGGCGGAGGGAGCGGAGGTACCCCTGGTGGGGGACTTCCACTTCAACGGCCACCTGCTCCTCCGGAAATACCCCAAGATGGCCGAGGCCCTGGACAAGTTCCGGCTGAACCCCGGCACCCTGGGCCGGGGCCGCCACAAGGACGAGCATTTCCGGGAGATGGTGGAGATCGCCAAGGACCTGGGCAAGCCCGTGCGCATCGGGGCCAACTGGGGAAGCCTGGATCCTGCCCTCCTCACCGAGCTCATGGACCAAAACGCCAAGAGGCCCGAGCCCAAAAGCGCCCACGAGGTCCTCCTGGAGGCCCTGGTGGAAAGCGCCGTACGCGCCTACGAGGCCGCCCTGGAGCTAGGCCTGGGGGAGGACCGGATCGTGCTTTCCGCCAAGGTGTCCAAGGCCCCCGATCTGGTGTGGGTCTACCGGGAGCTGGCCCGGCGCACCCAGGCCCCCCTGCACCTGGGCCTCACCGAGGCGGGGATGGGGGTGAAGGGGATGGTGGCCAGCGCCGCCGCCTTGGCCCCTTTGCTCCTGGAGGGCATCGGGGACACCATCCGGGTCTCCCTCACCCCCGCCCCGGGCGAGCCCCGCACCAAGGAGGTGGAGGTGGCCCAGGAGATCCTCCAGGCCCTGGGCCTCCGGAGCTTTGCCCCCGAGGTGACGAGCTGCCCGGGGTGCGGCCGCACCACCAGCACCTTCTTCCAGGAGCTGGCTGAGGAGGTGAACGCCCACCTCCGGGCCAAGCTCCCCGAGTGGCGGGAAAAGTACCCCGGGGTGGAGGGCCTGAAGGTGGCGGTGATGGGGTGCGTGGTGAACGGCCCCGGGGAGAGCCGCCACGCCCACATCGGCATCTCCCTGCCAGGGGCGGGGGAGGAGCCCAAGGCCCCCGTCTACGCGGACGGCAAGCTCCTCACCATCCTCAAAGGGGAAAACCTCGCCCAGGAGTTCATCGCCCTGGTGGAAGCCTACGTAGAGCGGCGCTTCGGGAGCTGA
- a CDS encoding enoyl-ACP reductase FabI: MLTLDLSGKKALVMGVTNQRSLGYAIAEKLHGAGAELAFSYQGERLKEEVERLAAPLGALTFQADVTRDEELDRLFAGIGEAWGHLDYLVHAIAFAPREAMEGRYLDTRRQDWLLALEVSAYSLVAAAQRAEALLREGGGIVTLTYYASEKVVPRYNVMAIAKAALEASVRYLAYELGPKGIRVNAISAGPVRTVAARSIPGFMKMYDRVAQVAPLKRNITQEEVGNLGLFLLSPLASGITGEVVYVDAGYHVMGMELE, from the coding sequence ATGCTCACCCTGGACCTTTCCGGCAAAAAAGCCCTTGTCATGGGCGTTACCAACCAAAGGAGCCTGGGCTACGCCATCGCGGAAAAGCTCCACGGAGCCGGGGCAGAGCTGGCCTTCAGCTACCAGGGGGAGAGGCTCAAGGAGGAGGTGGAGCGGCTCGCCGCCCCCCTAGGGGCCCTCACCTTCCAAGCGGACGTAACCCGGGACGAGGAGCTGGACCGGCTCTTTGCGGGCATTGGGGAAGCCTGGGGGCATCTGGACTACCTGGTCCACGCCATCGCCTTCGCCCCAAGGGAGGCCATGGAGGGGCGCTACCTGGACACCAGGCGGCAGGACTGGCTTCTGGCCCTCGAGGTCTCCGCCTACTCCCTGGTGGCCGCGGCCCAAAGGGCGGAAGCCCTCCTAAGGGAGGGCGGGGGCATCGTGACCCTAACCTATTACGCCAGCGAGAAGGTGGTGCCCCGGTACAACGTGATGGCCATCGCCAAGGCGGCCCTGGAAGCAAGCGTCCGCTACCTGGCCTACGAGCTCGGCCCCAAGGGGATCAGGGTGAACGCCATCTCCGCGGGGCCCGTGCGCACCGTGGCCGCAAGGAGCATCCCTGGCTTCATGAAGATGTACGACCGCGTGGCCCAGGTGGCCCCCCTGAAGCGCAACATTACCCAGGAGGAAGTGGGCAACCTGGGCCTCTTCCTCCTCTCCCCCCTCGCCAGCGGCATCACGGGAGAGGTGGTCTACGTGGATGCGGGGTACCACGTGATGGGGATGGAGCTGGAATAG
- a CDS encoding PIN domain-containing protein, which yields MRLFLDANVLFAAAWQEGRARSLFLLAQRAGVHLLTSAHALEEARRNLSLKRPETLRVLEELSLKVERVPEAPIRLVRQALKEGLPPKDAPILAAAWAAKADLLVTGDHKHFGSLMGRKIRGVWVLSLRQAWTLLLENVEQQSPPSS from the coding sequence ATGCGCCTCTTTTTGGATGCCAATGTCCTCTTCGCCGCAGCCTGGCAGGAGGGAAGGGCCAGAAGCCTCTTCCTCCTGGCGCAAAGGGCAGGAGTCCACCTCCTGACCTCCGCGCACGCCCTGGAGGAGGCTCGAAGAAACCTGTCCCTAAAGCGGCCGGAAACCCTTAGGGTCCTGGAAGAACTCTCCCTCAAGGTAGAACGGGTTCCCGAAGCGCCCATCCGCCTGGTACGCCAGGCCCTGAAGGAGGGGTTGCCCCCAAAGGACGCTCCCATTCTGGCGGCCGCCTGGGCAGCCAAGGCGGACCTTCTTGTCACCGGGGACCACAAGCATTTCGGTTCCCTCATGGGGCGGAAGATACGGGGGGTATGGGTCCTGTCCCTGAGGCAAGCCTGGACGCTTCTTCTGGAAAACGTGGAACAACAAAGTCCCCCTTCATCTTGA
- a CDS encoding AbrB/MazE/SpoVT family DNA-binding domain-containing protein encodes MELAKLSRKGQVSIPKRLLKALGLEGEAYFLVELSPEGAIVLRPAGVYPVEIYSQARIREFLEQDQLTQEERERLAKALGER; translated from the coding sequence ATGGAGCTCGCCAAGCTCAGCCGCAAAGGGCAGGTTTCCATTCCCAAGCGCCTCCTCAAGGCCTTGGGCCTCGAGGGGGAGGCCTACTTCCTGGTGGAGCTTTCCCCTGAAGGGGCCATCGTGCTTCGGCCCGCCGGGGTCTATCCCGTGGAGATCTACTCCCAGGCCCGCATCCGAGAGTTTCTGGAGCAGGACCAGCTTACTCAGGAGGAAAGAGAACGCCTGGCCAAAGCCTTGGGCGAGCGCTGA
- a CDS encoding glutaredoxin family protein: protein MVRLYGIPGCGPCEIVKMFLAQKGIPFEFVNARQDTEAARKMAELVGSPTAGVVLEWNGKVEAIRGVSPASLNAWLARYQAEQTPASR, encoded by the coding sequence ATGGTGCGGCTCTACGGCATCCCCGGATGCGGCCCGTGCGAAATCGTGAAGATGTTCCTGGCGCAAAAGGGTATCCCCTTCGAGTTCGTGAACGCCCGCCAGGACACGGAGGCGGCGCGGAAGATGGCCGAGCTGGTGGGAAGCCCCACCGCCGGGGTGGTCCTGGAGTGGAACGGCAAGGTGGAGGCCATCCGCGGGGTTTCCCCGGCCTCCCTCAACGCCTGGCTGGCCAGGTATCAGGCGGAGCAAACTCCGGCTTCCCGTTGA
- a CDS encoding AbrB/MazE/SpoVT family DNA-binding domain-containing protein yields MGQVLEKTHYVLQVGSKGRVVLPAEVRAALGLQEGDRLVARLREDGTLELLSFREVVRRVRGLYKDLVPPGVSLVEELIRERREEARREEE; encoded by the coding sequence ATGGGGCAAGTGCTGGAAAAGACCCACTATGTTCTACAAGTGGGCTCCAAGGGTCGGGTGGTCCTGCCCGCGGAGGTGCGGGCGGCCCTGGGCCTCCAGGAGGGGGATCGGCTGGTGGCCCGCCTGCGGGAGGACGGCACCCTGGAGCTCTTGAGCTTCCGCGAGGTGGTCCGGCGGGTCCGGGGCCTCTACAAGGACCTGGTCCCCCCCGGGGTGAGCCTGGTGGAGGAGCTCATCCGGGAAAGGCGGGAGGAGGCGAGAAGGGAGGAGGAGTGA
- a CDS encoding type II toxin-antitoxin system VapC family toxin gives MKAVLDASALLALLLNEPGAARVEAVLAEGAAISAVNLAEVFSKQAERGHAPEAVRERLVREGLLGQVLEVFPFTEEDALEAARLRPLIRPMGLSLGDRACLALARRLGLPALTADATWEGLDVGVKVEVVR, from the coding sequence GTGAAGGCCGTTCTGGATGCCTCGGCCCTTCTGGCCCTTCTCCTGAACGAGCCGGGCGCGGCCCGAGTGGAGGCGGTCTTGGCGGAGGGAGCGGCCATCAGCGCGGTGAACCTGGCGGAGGTGTTCTCCAAGCAGGCGGAGCGGGGCCACGCGCCCGAGGCGGTGCGGGAACGGCTGGTGCGGGAGGGCCTCCTGGGCCAGGTCCTCGAGGTCTTCCCCTTCACCGAGGAGGACGCCCTCGAGGCCGCCCGCCTGCGCCCCCTCATCCGCCCCATGGGCCTTTCCCTGGGGGACCGGGCCTGCCTGGCCCTGGCCCGGCGCCTGGGCCTTCCCGCCCTCACCGCCGATGCCACCTGGGAGGGGCTGGATGTGGGGGTGAAGGTGGAGGTGGTGCGCTGA
- the zapE gene encoding cell division protein ZapE: MRLVDRHPEVDLEKLLAHFVPPPRFRGATFAAYRPDPRYPSQALAKERLRRWVKDRPRGLFRPRLPGPQGIYLDGGFGVGKTHLLVAAYLEAPAPKAFLTFEELTYSLGLMGLREGARRFAALRYLFLDEFELDDPGNAQMITRFLALTMERGLRVATTSNTPPGALGEGRFNAEQFRHQIQSLARRFAVERIDGEDFRHRDPGRYPEPLSEEALLALYREDPRPKTLDAFPELLAHLRTLHPIRYRYLLEGVEAVYLLGLEPIPDQNDALRFVHFVDQVYNLGVDLRASGAPLREIFPESYRHGAFAKKYGRALSRLAELLG, translated from the coding sequence ATGCGCCTAGTGGACCGCCACCCCGAGGTGGACCTGGAGAAGCTCCTGGCCCACTTTGTCCCCCCGCCCCGCTTCCGGGGGGCCACCTTCGCCGCCTACCGCCCCGACCCCCGCTACCCTTCCCAGGCCCTGGCCAAGGAGCGCCTGCGACGATGGGTCAAGGACCGCCCCCGGGGCCTCTTCCGCCCGAGGCTCCCCGGGCCCCAGGGGATCTACCTGGACGGGGGCTTCGGGGTGGGGAAGACCCACCTCCTGGTGGCCGCCTACCTGGAAGCCCCCGCGCCTAAGGCCTTCCTCACCTTTGAGGAGCTCACTTACTCCCTGGGCCTCATGGGCCTAAGGGAGGGGGCCAGGCGCTTCGCCGCTTTGCGCTACCTCTTCCTGGACGAGTTCGAGCTGGACGACCCCGGGAACGCCCAGATGATCACCCGCTTCCTGGCCCTCACCATGGAGCGGGGCCTCAGGGTGGCCACCACTTCCAACACCCCGCCCGGGGCCTTGGGGGAGGGGCGGTTCAACGCCGAGCAGTTTAGGCACCAGATCCAAAGCCTGGCCCGGCGCTTCGCCGTGGAGCGCATAGACGGGGAGGACTTCCGCCACCGCGACCCTGGGCGCTACCCCGAACCCCTCTCCGAGGAGGCCCTCCTGGCCCTTTACCGGGAAGACCCCAGGCCCAAGACCCTGGACGCCTTCCCCGAGCTTCTGGCCCACCTGCGCACCCTCCATCCCATCCGCTACCGCTACCTCCTGGAGGGGGTGGAGGCGGTCTACCTCCTGGGCCTCGAGCCTATCCCCGACCAGAACGACGCCCTGCGCTTCGTGCACTTCGTGGACCAAGTGTACAACCTGGGGGTGGACCTCCGGGCCTCGGGGGCGCCCTTGAGGGAGATCTTCCCCGAGAGCTACCGCCACGGGGCCTTCGCCAAAAAGTACGGGCGGGCCCTTTCCCGGCTGGCGGAGCTTTTGGGGTAG
- a CDS encoding phosphopentomutase — MKLTAIVLDSVGLGYLPDAPLFGDEGADTLDHTVLKTGVELPHLTALGLGWVPGVHTLPRPKPQGAFGRMREVNPGKDTTTGHWEFVGVHLERPFRTYPEGFPEELLRAWAEAIGVGGWLLNRPYSGTEAIRDYGEAHLKTGFPIVYTSADSVFQVAAHLEVVPLEALYRWCQVAREMLLGEHQVARVIARPFAGEPGNFYRREDLRKDFALEPPRNVLDLLKEGGLEVVGVGKIPDIYAGRGFTREVKTVDNRDGLEKTLSLMQEPFSGLVFTNLVDFDAKYGHRRDPEGYARALKEVDDFLPRLLEALGPEDHLFLVSDHGNDPTFFGTDHTREYGMLLWVGPGVEGDLGTRESFADLGATWAKLFGLPWEGPGKSLL; from the coding sequence ATGAAGCTCACGGCCATCGTCCTGGACTCGGTGGGCCTTGGGTATCTACCGGATGCCCCTCTTTTCGGGGACGAGGGGGCGGACACCCTGGACCACACCGTTTTGAAGACGGGGGTGGAGCTTCCCCACCTGACGGCCTTGGGCCTGGGGTGGGTTCCTGGGGTCCACACCCTGCCCCGGCCCAAGCCCCAAGGGGCCTTTGGCCGCATGCGGGAGGTGAACCCCGGCAAGGATACCACCACCGGGCACTGGGAGTTCGTGGGGGTGCACCTGGAAAGGCCTTTCCGCACCTACCCCGAGGGCTTTCCCGAGGAGCTCCTTAGGGCGTGGGCGGAGGCCATTGGGGTGGGGGGGTGGCTCCTGAACCGGCCCTACTCCGGCACCGAGGCCATCCGGGACTACGGGGAGGCCCACCTGAAGACGGGGTTTCCCATCGTCTACACCTCCGCGGACAGCGTCTTCCAGGTGGCGGCCCACCTGGAGGTGGTGCCCCTGGAGGCGCTTTACCGGTGGTGCCAGGTGGCCCGGGAAATGCTTTTGGGCGAGCACCAGGTGGCCCGGGTCATCGCCCGGCCCTTCGCCGGGGAGCCCGGGAACTTTTACCGGCGGGAGGATTTGCGGAAGGACTTCGCCTTGGAACCCCCCAGGAATGTTCTGGACCTTCTGAAGGAGGGGGGCCTCGAGGTGGTGGGGGTGGGGAAGATCCCCGACATCTACGCAGGGCGGGGCTTCACCCGGGAGGTGAAGACGGTGGACAACCGCGACGGCCTGGAGAAGACCCTTTCCCTCATGCAAGAGCCCTTCTCCGGCCTCGTCTTCACCAACCTGGTGGACTTTGACGCCAAGTACGGCCACCGCCGGGACCCAGAGGGGTACGCCCGGGCCCTCAAGGAGGTGGACGATTTCCTCCCCCGGCTCCTCGAGGCCCTGGGCCCCGAGGACCACCTCTTTTTGGTCTCCGACCACGGCAACGACCCCACCTTCTTCGGCACCGACCACACAAGGGAGTACGGCATGCTCCTCTGGGTGGGGCCGGGGGTGGAGGGGGATTTGGGTACCCGGGAGAGTTTTGCGGATCTGGGGGCCACCTGGGCCAAGCTTTTTGGGCTTCCCTGGGAGGGCCCTGGAAAAAGCCTCCTTTAG
- the cdaA gene encoding diadenylate cyclase CdaA, giving the protein MPFTWRDLLDILLVAVLFYSLHRLLSGTRALNLVRGVLVYLAVWFLASLLGLSTLSWLLGNAATLGAFALIVVFQPELRGLLERIGRAQGLRAPSLALEELLLGLSRLSERRYGAILALERRTPLGEYAATGEILEARLSARLLQTVFYPGTPLHDGGAILRGDRLFAAGCVFPLSEAQMGLGTRHRAALGLSEVSDALVIVVSEETGAIRLAEGGRLSPPMSLEALREKLKEVLRA; this is encoded by the coding sequence ATGCCCTTCACCTGGCGCGACCTCTTGGACATCCTCCTGGTGGCGGTCCTCTTTTACTCCCTCCACCGCCTCCTCTCCGGCACCCGGGCCCTGAACCTGGTGCGGGGGGTTCTGGTCTACCTGGCGGTCTGGTTTTTGGCGAGCCTCCTGGGGCTTTCCACCCTTTCCTGGCTCTTGGGCAACGCCGCTACCCTGGGGGCCTTCGCCCTGATCGTGGTCTTCCAGCCGGAGCTCAGGGGGCTTTTGGAGCGCATCGGTCGGGCGCAGGGGCTCAGGGCGCCTTCCCTGGCCCTGGAGGAGCTGCTTTTGGGCCTTTCCCGGCTTTCCGAACGGCGCTACGGGGCCATCCTGGCCCTGGAGAGGCGCACCCCCCTGGGGGAGTATGCGGCCACGGGGGAGATCCTCGAGGCCCGGCTTTCCGCCAGGCTTCTGCAGACGGTCTTCTACCCCGGCACGCCCCTGCACGACGGCGGGGCCATCCTGCGGGGAGATCGGCTTTTCGCCGCGGGGTGCGTCTTTCCCCTTTCCGAGGCCCAGATGGGCCTGGGCACCCGGCACCGGGCGGCCTTGGGGCTTTCCGAGGTTTCTGATGCCCTGGTGATCGTGGTGAGCGAGGAAACGGGGGCCATAAGGCTGGCGGAGGGGGGAAGGCTTTCCCCGCCCATGAGCCTCGAGGCCCTGAGGGAAAAGCTCAAGGAGGTGCTCCGTGCGTGA